The genomic DNA AATAAACACAGGCCGATCCATCGTTATTTACAGAAGACACTTGTCGCATCACCATAAAGGCAAAATGGCATTCAAATGGTCAATGTTATGATCATATTCGGATCACGATACTCATTTTAACCCACTTTAAACAAAAATAGTGAAAAGGGGCATTGTAATTGTGTTATATTTCTCTCTTGAATGATTTTGGGTGGCTTTGGGAAACTCAGGCAAAGTAAAAACAAGAAATCTGATCATAACCAGGCCAGGGTACCCATCTGGTAATAACCAGGCCAGGGTACCCATCTGGTAATAACCAGGCCAGGGTAACCATCTGGTAATAACCAGGCCAGGGTAACCATCTGGTAATAACCAGGCCAGGGTAACCATCTGATAATAACCAGGCCAGGGTAACCATCTGGTAATAACCAGGCCAGGGTAACCATCTGGTAATAACCAGGCCAGGGTAACCATCTGATAATAACCAGGCCAGGGTAACCATCTGGTAATAACCAGGCCAGGGTAACCATCTGGTAATAACCAGGCCAGGGTAACCATCTGGTTGTCATTGCCTTCCATGTTAACGTTCACTAACCCTGACTAGGCCTACCTACTAGGTGTACCGTTCCTTTCTGATTGGGGGAAAAAGAGATCCTGCAGGCTATTTCAGTCAGGAGATCTGCTCCACCACCAAAACAATcctatctaatctaatctaacctTAAAAatataaagtaaaaaaaaaaaaatgtttttatactAATTTCTAATTATTCTTTTAGGCTACCCTTGTTATGCTCATCTTGACTAGACATTGTGTGAATAAGGGTAAAAACATACAATTTGTGTTAAAAGGCAAACCTTATTGAATCCAAACAGCCGCCGCCACATCAATCAACCACTGTGTTTAACTGTCTGCAGGGTTGGCTGTCCCAGATCAACATGATTATGTTGTGTTTGTTTTCATTCACAGAACTCTCTATCTCATCATTAAAAACCCTTTTGCCTGCAGTGTGTTTGTTTATTGTCCTCTTGTATTATTCAAGATAAAAGAAGATTAAAAAAAAGGCAAGTAGTTTGATCTTACAGTCAAGTCAAAAACTGAAGAAAACCAGAACCAAAAgacacaaaataaaacaaaaggcCATTTAGTTTCAAATGGAGAAAAAAGCTGCTGGGACAGGAGGGGCGTGTCTTCTCAGCTGTTCAGCTGTAACCAATGAGATGACGAGAGACTGAATAGTGTCATTGTTGTGGCTATTGTTGCCGAGGCTACCACctagttctccctccctcccatcgtTCAACTTTAACTCAGCCTTGATCAGATCAGCCCAAAACCCTCCCAACCCAAAATGTCCGAAGTTCATTGCCACTTTGCAGAGCCtctacccacctcctcccacccctTATTTCCAAACAGACAACACTGGTGTGAGACGGTTACAAGTCCCCCCTgctgcccctctcctcctctggagGAGCCAGCTAACCTTAGGGTGGCACGTAAGGTGGTGGGGATCTGTAGGGGGTCATGTTCTTTGGACGAGAGCCTTTACCTTCCATGGGGACAGTGAAAGGGGGTGGAGGCTGGTAGGGAGGGGCATTGGGATCCTCATCCCTCAGAGCCGTGTACTCCCCCAGAAGGTCCTGGTTCAGGGGGGTGGTCTCTGGACTGGTCATGTTGGGGTACTCAGGCGGGGGCAGTGGGGGTTTCTCCTCCTGCAGGATGAGCGGCATGGAGGAGGACGGAGGGGGTTTGGAGTCGTCAAGCTCGTCTGCGAAGATGATGGGTACCCCCTTCTTGATGAAGGTAGCCTGGTCCTCGATGGTCAGCTTTCCTTTGCGCTTTTTACGGTAGCAGATCATGGCGATGATGCCGGCGATCAGCAAGATGGCCGCCACCACTACCGCAGGGATGACCGTGTGAAGGTAGACGTCGTCCGTGCTCTGGCGTCCGGCGCCGAGCGCCGGGGTGACGGCCGGGGGTAAAGGAATGGTGATTTCACTCGGCGGCACGAACATGTAGTTCCGGCAGGCGGCTGTCCCTTTGACCTTGATGTCGATGGGTTTGAATTCAGGCTCCATGGTGGAGATGAATGTCTGGGAGGGCCTTCCCTGGGCGTTAGAGATCCTCCTGGACATGGTCTGGATCTTCTCCTTGGGACAGGGGTTCTGCTGGAGGCTGTTGTTGGTCCACTCCACCATTATGGATCCCTTGGTGATGTTTCTCAGGGTGACCGTGCTGCTGTTGCGGTCCCCGAACGAGTACGCCAGTTTCTTGATGAGCAAAATCTTCTTGTGGATGTCGTTGGTCACCTGGTGAGGTTCCCCGTGGAAGCGAGCCTGGAACAAGACCGGAGACTTATCGTTGGGAGCCCAGCGGTTCACACGGACCTCAAAGGCATCGATTGCATTCAGACCGCCCTTATCGGTGGCCTGCATGAAGTACTCGTGCTTCCCGATGTGGTTCGAGTCAGGTAGACCATACAGCAGCTGACTTGTGCTATTAAACTGTATCCAGGAATCATCTCCGACCACTTCGTTGTGGTTCATCCTCAATGTCAACCTCAACTTGTCTGTCGTACCGTCCTCCTTGTCAAAGAAAGTATCGGATGGGATTTTCACTTCAAAATATGTGCCCACGAAGGCATTGACCTGATCGATGGGGTTGCGGAGATCTGGTTTCTCGTTTCTTGGGTCAGGCACGATGGACGACGGGGTAGTGCGCCTGGCTGGTTTGGCTGTGGTGGTCTTGGGCTCCCTTGGCATCGGAGTGGTCTTCGGTCTCTTTGGTTTCTTGGTTGGCTTTCTGGTGGCGACTGTGGTGGGTGGAGGGAGTGTCGGCGTGGATTCCACAACAGTATGCCTGGTCATGGTGGGTTCAATGGAGATGGTACTAGTGGACTCCATCACTCTGGTTGGCAGGGGTGCACCCTGAGTGGGAGTGTGGGAATAAGAGTCTCTGACACGGATCGTGGGCTTCATGGGCAAGGGCACAGGCCCTCTCATGGGTGGGGCAGAGCTGTCTGTGGGGGCAGCAATGGCAGGTGACGATAGGGTGGGAACAATGCGAACGGGGGGCTCGACGACAGATGTTGGGGGAAGCAGAGCTAGAACAGGAGTAGGGGTATTGTTGAGCTGGCGCCTCACCCGTTTGGGGATATGAGGCTTCTTGTTGGCGATGTGCCAACCGACGACCGGATATCCCAACTGAGCCGACATAGTGCCTGCTTTAGCCGGCGCCTGGACGCTACCAATATTAGGGACGTTACTCTGGTCCAGGGAACAGCCCAGCTTCCAGGATAACAGGGCTCCGTTCTCAACCACCTTTTTGGCATTTCCTGGTCCGGCCATGAAGGCGGACATATCGAACAATCTGTTGTTGACCACGGGAAGTATCTTCATGTGCTGCAGCGCCACGCCAGAGAACTTCTTCATCTTGCCCAGCagctccaccctctgtctggAGCTCATCTTGGTCAGGTCGGCATCCAGAATCACTGTGAGCACCGTCACCGGCTCCTCGTTGCCACAGACGAATGGCTCTACCTCGTTGTTGGAGTTGTTGGACGCCGACTGGATGGCTACCTGGATCGGGTCAGTGTCAGCGTGTTCCTCTGGGTGCACCTCGATGGAGAAGATATCCTGGCTGCCATTGGATGCGGAGACGGAGATATAGTGGACACCCTTGTCCTCACCCAGTGGTAGACCCTGTAGGACGTTTCTCTCCCAGTCCCAGTGCAGCCATGTTGGTAACGTCTCCTTGCCTGACTCAGTTatctgggggaaaaaaacaaaagaTAAAGAGTTGATAAGTATTTTTTGATTCAATTAATAATTTAAGATAAAATACAAGAAAACAACATGAAAAATAATATGTTTACGCTCATAACTTCTGTTCTACTCACAGAATTGACTGTTTTCTTGACTGTGTAACTAGTTTATAAATCATTCAAGATGAACTATGCATAAATCACTCTGCCATatcctggttgcaaaaattctaaTCATTTGCCTTATTTTccgtttatgtgacaaaacaagcaagtatagtgtagaggaCCATTGTATCATCTAAAAAACACTGAAATCTATTTTCCATATTAATAAATATAATACATATtataaatattgtattttcagttgtttggagctggtgtaaaaaaaaaaaaaagtaaaagacAAAACATTTAACTTAGGAAGCATAGAAgtaacacatagaacagatcaacctcttcttagacttgctttcaatgagaatgtcacgccctggtcgtaatatattgtgtttgtcttcatttatttggtcaggccagggtttgacatgggtttattgtattgtgttttgtcttggggttttgttaggtattgggtgtgtggcttagtggggttatctagttaagtctatggctgtctggagtggttctcaatcagaggcaggtgtgtatcgttgtttctgattgggaaccatatttaggcagccctattctttgagtgttttgtgggtgattgttcctgtctttgtgtttgcaccagatagggctgtttcggttttcacatttcattattttgtagtttctgcatgtatagttttttccttcattaaaatatcatgaatcatcatcacgctgcattttggtccgactctccttcaccacaagagaaccgttacagagaatgacagatctataactcacatttctatgcaAATTTGGTCAATTGCTcccaaaagttacatattgcagccaTTAATAACAGAGAAGAGATCTTGTTGTTGTTTTATCTTTTGGGTTTATAAATAATAGGAGATGTTATTGTTGTGAGAAGCTGCTACTGAGAAGCTGCTACTGGTGATTTTCTTCACACAATTTCAAGTTTTTCTATTAGACTAGTGCAAAACTAAGTTTCTCTATAAGGTTAAAAGGTGAAATATAGTTAACAATTAACAAGATACAATTAATTTTAAAGTACATCTAGCAGCTGGAGAGCACCTTTACTTGCAGATCTATACATTTACTTGATCATGTGTAAATTACGTGTCCGTATTCGAGTagtgggtaggatggtcatctgaatcagggtaagtttggcagcttGGGTGAAAGATGAGCGattatgatagaggaaaccaagtcagGATGTAACCTTAgtctgcagctttgatatgtgtgagagaaggacagtgtaccgtctagccatactcccaagtacttgtatgaggtgagtacctcaagctctaaaccctcggATTTAGTTATCACAACggtgggaagaggggcattcctcttaccaaaccaaaccaaaccataaCCTTTGTTTTGGAAGttttcagaacaaggttaagggcagagaccttgttggacactaagaaagatttgtagtagagcatttaacacacaaTCCGGGgaagggccagctgagtataagactgtataatctgcatataaatggatgtgagagcttcctactgcctgagctatgttgctgtaaattgagaagagcgtggggcctaggatcgagccttggggtactcccttggtgacaggcagcgtCTGAGACAGCagctgttctgactttatacactgcactctgagAGAGGTaattagcaaaccaggccaaagaccgctcagagacaccaatactccttagccggcccacaagaatgtaATGGTCTACTGTGTAAAAAGCTTTGGCAGttaataaaaatagcagcacaacattgcttagactcaagggcaatggtgacatcattgaggacctttaaggttgcagtgacacatccataacctgaccgGAAACCAGactgcataccagagagaatactacatCAAGAAtacagacatcaagaaagccagtgaGTTGATTATTTACATCTTTTTTCAACACTTGATAAACAGGGTACAGacagagaactgctccttaaagtaacttaACTTTggccggatagcctgagtgcacttaattctcatttgcctgaacgagagccagtcagcctgtgtgtgcgtgtgacgaTATTTCGAAAAAATGCAATTCGAGGTGGAGTAAAACTCTGccagatcacggtcgaaccaggggctgaacctgtttgaAATTCTAATTTTCTTTATtggggcgtgtttgttaacaataccacagTAACGattaaaaaagaaggtccaagcgtctttgacagaggggatcaagtttacagaggccaggtcatgaaggaaggcttgctcattaaagctTTTTAGCAAgagtctatgacaaatcaggacaggtcgtttcattGAGCAACCATTACGAAcatagtgatcactgttttacagcttAAAAttattacagaaaacaccagactgacacctatcaggattatttgtgatgatgataacatcaaggagagtagccttttctgggtgtttggagtcatatcttgtgggattggtaacaatctgagaaagatttagggagtcccattgttttaggacttggtcaggtggtttaagcatgtcccagtttaggtcgcctagcaggacaaattcagagtgtaataataataataataataataataataataataataataataatataataataatagtgtaaggggccaggagagagtttATGGCAGGTCGGGTACAGGCCAGTGCTGATGATGAATGACAAAATCCAGCAACAGTCAAAAAATAGTTATTTggaaagtttaatgcttaaaactagcaaatcaaattgtttggggacagacttggtggagacaactgagcactgacggtgatccttggtaaagattgccactccaccacctttggaagatctgtcctgccgaaaaaggttataaccagaaaggtttaACAGTGTTCAAAACAATCTTCCTTAACcagtctcagtaatgaccaacacatctggattggcgctgtgaacccacactttcaattaggtaataagcttctagtgttaacgtgcagaaaacacCGGCTTTTatgagagcagaaatcagtgaagcagatatcagagcacaagtcagaattggggctagcaacagtaggtGGGCCAGGGTGTGCATGCACATTTCCACATACCATCAACAGTAATATAATCAAGGCacgggggaggacagggagagctccgCAGTcctgatttcaaatcaaatcaaattttattggtcacaagcgccattacagtgaaatgcttacttatgacaTTTGAATCAAATCGAAGGTATTTATATAGCcgttcttacatcagctgatatctcaaagtgctgtacagaaacccagcctaaaaccccaaacagcaagcaatgtgcAATAGATGACAACAATATCCTATTATAGAGCAATTtaatcaggtaacatgaatataaAACCGGTAGAATAGAATGGGAGGCCAACAGCCCGTGTAActaatagagagtcagagtcccgagtgtgggaacaaacatagtCTGTCCCACGGTTGGGTAAACAAGAACgttcatagtcaacaaagcaCATAGGAGTCGTGGGATAAATAGCATTAAGcacaagaaaaaatatataacgacttggggtcagccattgtaagttcagagtaACTCGCACCAACAGGAGGTCGTTAGCTAGCTATATCTCTGTCCACCCTGTCTTTCAACGTGGAAAAGCAGGGTCGTTAGCTAGCTATATCTCTAGTTTCGGCGGATGGTCCTTTACGACATTCAAACAAAGTTGTCCTGTGGCTGTTGTAATTTGGAGATGGCGAGGAGGATATCTTCTGATGCGATCAAAGCAACAATATCGTTTCTTATTGAGGTCATTTACAGTTGGAGTATCCTGGCTGTATATCTGATTTCAAAATAGAGA from Oncorhynchus keta strain PuntledgeMale-10-30-2019 chromosome 10, Oket_V2, whole genome shotgun sequence includes the following:
- the LOC118377521 gene encoding dystroglycan 1-like — encoded protein: MPNKQRGECRAAEEARAWMPGLGSLAVGCRSSVLLLLALMVSLAQGAWPLDQSQGQVEVLGDMMVDGPGELEASMHSSILSDFQAVEALNPVADAVQHSAVGARGVSGFPDSSAVVGRVFQMKVPVKTDHTRNMVKITESGKETLPTWLHWDWERNVLQGLPLGEDKGVHYISVSASNGSQDIFSIEVHPEEHADTDPIQVAIQSASNNSNNEVEPFVCGNEEPVTVLTVILDADLTKMSSRQRVELLGKMKKFSGVALQHMKILPVVNNRLFDMSAFMAGPGNAKKVVENGALLSWKLGCSLDQSNVPNIGSVQAPAKAGTMSAQLGYPVVGWHIANKKPHIPKRVRRQLNNTPTPVLALLPPTSVVEPPVRIVPTLSSPAIAAPTDSSAPPMRGPVPLPMKPTIRVRDSYSHTPTQGAPLPTRVMESTSTISIEPTMTRHTVVESTPTLPPPTTVATRKPTKKPKRPKTTPMPREPKTTTAKPARRTTPSSIVPDPRNEKPDLRNPIDQVNAFVGTYFEVKIPSDTFFDKEDGTTDKLRLTLRMNHNEVVGDDSWIQFNSTSQLLYGLPDSNHIGKHEYFMQATDKGGLNAIDAFEVRVNRWAPNDKSPVLFQARFHGEPHQVTNDIHKKILLIKKLAYSFGDRNSSTVTLRNITKGSIMVEWTNNSLQQNPCPKEKIQTMSRRISNAQGRPSQTFISTMEPEFKPIDIKVKGTAACRNYMFVPPSEITIPLPPAVTPALGAGRQSTDDVYLHTVIPAVVVAAILLIAGIIAMICYRKKRKGKLTIEDQATFIKKGVPIIFADELDDSKPPPSSSMPLILQEEKPPLPPPEYPNMTSPETTPLNQDLLGEYTALRDEDPNAPPYQPPPPFTVPMEGKGSRPKNMTPYRSPPPYVPP